Proteins from one Capricornis sumatraensis isolate serow.1 chromosome 2, serow.2, whole genome shotgun sequence genomic window:
- the GPR61 gene encoding G-protein coupled receptor 61 produces the protein MESSPIPQSSGNSSTLGRAPQTPGPSTASGVPEAGLRDVASESVALFFMLLLDLTAVAGNAAVMAVIAKTPALRKFVFVFHLCLVDLLAALTLMPLAMLSSSALFDHDLFGEVACRLYLFLSICFVSLAILSVSAINVERYYYVVHPMRYEVRMTLGLVASVLVGVWVKALAMASVPVLGRVSREEGAPSVPLGCSLQWSHSAYCQLFVVVFAVLYFLLPLLLILVVYCSMFRVARVAAMQHGPLPTWMETPRQRSESLSSRSTMVTSSGAPQTTPHRTFGGGKAAVVLLAVGGQFLLCWLPYFSFHLYVALSAQPVSTGQVENVVTWIGYFCFTSNPFFYGCLNRQIRGELSKQFVCFFKQAPEEELRLPSREGSIEENFLQFLQSTGCPTESWASRPVPSPKQEPPAVDFRIPGQIAEETSEFLEQQLTSDIIMSDSYLRPAPSPRLES, from the coding sequence ATGGAGTCCTCACCCATCCCCCAGTCATCAGGGAACTCTTCCACTCTGGGGAGGGCCCCTCAAACCCCAGGTCCCTCTACTGCCAGTGGGGTCCCAGAGGCAGGGCTGCGGGACGTGGCTTCAGAATCCGTGGCCCTCTTCTTCATGCTCCTGCTGGACTTGACTGCTGTGGCTGGCAATGCGGCTGTGATGGCTGTTATTGCCAAGACACCTGCCCTTCGAAAATTTGTCTTTGTCTTCCACCTCTGCCTGGTGGACCTGCTGGCTGCCTTGACCCTCATGCCCCTTGCCATGCTCTCCAGCTCCGCCCTCTTTGACCATGACCTCTTCGGGGAGGTCGCCTGCCGCCTCTACTTGTTCCTGAGCATATGCTTTGTTAGCCTGGCCATTCTCTCAGTGTCGGCCATCAACGTGGAGCGCTACTATTATGTGGTCCACCCCATGCGTTACGAGGTGCGCATGACGCTGGGGCTGGTGGCCTCTGTTCTGGTGGGTGTGTGGGTGAAGGCCTTGGCCATGGCTTCTGTGCCAGTGTTGGGAAGGGTCTCGAGGGAGGAGGGAGCTCCCAGCGTCCCCTTAGGCTGCTCACTCCAATGGAGCCACAGTGCCTACTGCCAGCTTTTTGTGGTGGTCTTTGCTGTCCTTTACTTCCTGTTGCCCTTGCTCCTCATCCTAGTGGTCTACTGCAGCATGTTCCGAGTAGCCCGTGTGGCTGCCATGCAGCACGGACCGCTGCCCACGTGGATGGAGACCCCCCGGCAACGCTCTGAGTCTCTCAGCAGCCGCTCCACAATGGTCACCAGCTCGGGGGCCCCCCAGACCACGCCACACCGGACGTTTGGGGGAGGGAAGGCAGCAGTGGTCCTCCTGGCTGTGGGGGGACAGTTCCTGCTCTGTTGGTTGCCCTACTTTTCTTTTCACCTCTACGTCGCCCTGAGTGCTCAGCCTGTTTCAACGGGGCAGGTGGAGAATGTGGTGACCTGGATtggctacttctgcttcacttcCAACCCTTTCTTCTATGGATGTCTTAATCGGCAGATCCGGGGGGAGCTCAGCAAGCAGTTTGTCTGCTTCTTCAAACAGGCTCCAGAGGAGGAGCTGAGGCTGCCAAGCCGGGAGGGCTCCATTGAGGAGAACTTCCTGCAGTTTCTTCAGAGCACTGGCTGTCCCACAGAGTCCTGGGCTTCCCGACCTGTACCCAGCCCCAAGCAGGAGCCACCTGCAGTTGACTTTCGAATCCCTGGCCAGATAGCTGAGGAGACCTCTGAGTTCTTGGAGCAACAACTTACCAGCGATATCATCATGTCGGACAGCTACCTCCGTCCCGCTCCCTCACCACGACTGGAGTCATGA